One window from the genome of Lutra lutra chromosome X, mLutLut1.2, whole genome shotgun sequence encodes:
- the LOC125092154 gene encoding melanoma-associated antigen D4, whose translation MAEGSYRVESEAYNVEDMDEGSDEVGEEEMVEGNDYEEFGAFGGYGTLTSFDIRILRAFGSLGPGLRILSNEPWELENPMLARTLMEAFQLDPETLANEAAARAANVAHAAASNRAARAAAAAARATYNQVVANRPVATDQASGEDTQPMTHAAQAQAAAPETTRAAPLPPSSQMLVNSEMATPGAPAASTQPQPVSQAQEAATEGPSTACAFAQAPCASEMDATRPKTAFLGQNDVFDFTQPAGVSGMAFPRPKRPAPAQEAAPEGPSAASSGVPQAAPAREGAATRPKTTKSGKALAKTRWVEPQNVVPAAATKAKMAPSIPEPEGAAATAQHSAEPWVRMGGKRTKKSKHLDDEYESSEEEREPPAVPPTWRASQPPLTVRAQMAPRPPMALRSQVPSRHVLCLPPRNVTLLQERANKLVKYLMIKDYKKIPIKRSDMMKDVIREYDEHFPEIIERATYTLEKKFGIHLKEIDKEEHLYILVCTRDSSARLLGKTKDTPRLSLLLVILGVIFMNGNRASEAVLWEALRKMGLRPGVRHPFLGDLRKLITEDFVKQKYLEYKKIPNSSPPEYEFLWGLRARHETSKMRVLRFIAQNQNRDPREWKARFLEAVDDAFKTMDVDMAEEHARAQMRAQMNIGDEALIGRWSWDDIQVELLTWDEDGDFGDAWARIPFAFWARYHQYILNSNRANRRATWRAGVSSGTNGGASTSILDGPSTSSTIRTRNAARTSANFFSWIQQR comes from the exons ATGGCTGAGGGAAGCTACCGCGTGGAATCGGAAGCCTACAACGTTGAAGACATGGATGAGGGTAGTGATGAAGTCGGGGAGGAGGAGATGGTTGAAGGAAACGACTATGAAGAGTTCGGTGCTTTTGGAGGCTACGGCACCCTCACCAGCTTTGACATCCGTATCCTCAGAGCCTTTGGGAGCTTGGGTCCAGGCCTTCGCATCTTATCG AATGAGCCCTGGGAACTGGAAAACCCTATGCTGGCTAGGACTCTGATGGAGGCATTTCAGCTGGATCCAGAAACACTTGCCAATGAGGCTGCTGCCCGTGCTGCCAACGTAGCCCACGCAGCCGCCTCCAACCGTGCTGCTAgggccgccgccgctgctgcccgTGCCACCTATAATCAGGTGGTCGCTAACCGCCCGGTGGCCACAGACCAGGCTTCAGGAGAAGATACCCAGCCCATGACCCATGCGGCCCAGGCTCAGGCAGCTGCCCCCGAGACAACCCGTGCTGCTCCATTGCCCCCTTCCTCCCAGATGCTAGTCAACAGTGAGATGGCCACCCCGGGGGCTCCGGCAGCGTCCACTCAGCCCCAGCCAGTCTCCCAGGCCCAAGAGGCCGCTACCGAGGGCCCCAGTACCGCCTGTGCTTTCGCTCAGGCTCCATGTGCTAGTGAGATGGATGCCACCCGGCCCAAGACAGCTTTCCTGGGTCAGAACGATGTCTTTGACTTCACCCAGCCAGCAGGTGTCAGTGGCATGGCCTTTCCACGCCCCAAGAGACCCGCCCCGGCCCAAGAGGCTGCCCCAGAGGGCCCCAGTGCTGCCTCCTCGGGGGTGCCCCAGGCAGCACCTGCCAGGGAGGGGGCAGCCACCCGGCCCAAGACGACCAAGTCCGGAAAGGCTCTCGCCAAGACTCGGTGGGTGGAGCCTCAGAATGTTGTGCCAGCAGCTGCCACCAAGGCCAAGATGGCCCCGAGCATCCCTGAGCCCGAGGGTGCAGCTGCCACCGCTCAGCACAGTGCTGAGCCCTGGGTCAGGATGGGAGGCAAGAGGACCAAGAAG TCCAAGCACCTGGATGATGAATATGAGAGCAGCGAGGAGGAGAGAGAGCCTCCTGCGGTCCCACCGACCTGGAGAGCATCGCAGCCCCCATTGACGGTGCGGGCTCAGATGGCTCCCCGGCCCCCAATGGCCCTGAGGTCCCAGGTACCCTCAAGACACGTACTGTGCTTGCCACCCCGCAACGTGACCCTTCTGCAGGAGAGG GCGAATAAGTTGGTGAAATATCTGATGATCAAGGACTACAAGAAGATCCCCATCAAGCGCTCAG ACATGATGAAGGATGTCATCCGAGAATACGACGAACATTTCCCCGAGATCATTGAACGAGCAACATACACCCTGGAAAAG AAGTTTGGGATCCACCTGAAGGAAATTGACAAGGAAGAACACCTGTACATTCTCGTGTGCACACGGGACTCCTCAGCTCGCCTCCTGGGAAA GACCAAGGACACTCCCAGGCTGAGCCTCCTCTTGGTGATTCTGGGAGTCATTTTCATGAATGGCAACCGTGCCAGCGAGG CTGTCCTCTGGGAGGCACTGCGCAAGATGGGACTGCGCCCTGG GGTGAGGCACCCATTCCTTGGAGATCTGAGGAAGCTCATTACAGAGGATTTTGTGAAGCAGAA GTACCTGGAATACAAGAAGATCCCCAATAGCAGCCCCCCCGAGTATGAATTCCTCTGGGGTCTGCGAGCCCGTCACGAGACCAGCAAGATGAGGGTGCTGAGATTCATCGCCCAG AATCAGAACCGAGACCCCCGGGAATGGAAGGCTCGTTTCCTGGAGGCTGTGGATGATGCTTTCAAGACGATGGACGTGGATATGGCTGAGGAACATGCCAGGGCCCAGATGAGAGCCCAGATGAACATCGGGGATGAAGCTCTGATTGGACGCTGGAGCTGGGATGACATACAGGTGGAGCTACTGACCTGGGATGAGGACGGAGATTTTGGCGACGCCTGGGCCAGGATTCCCTTTGCTTTCTGGGCCAGATACCATCAGTACATCCTGAATAGCAACCGTGCCAACCGGAGGGCCACTTGGAGAGCTGGCGTCAGCAGTGGCACTAATGGTGGGGCCAGCACCAGCATTCTAGATGGGCCCAGCACCAGCTCCACCATCCGGACCAGAAATGCTGCCAGAACGAGTGCCAACTTCTTCTCCTGGATCCA ACAGCGCTGA